Part of the Bradyrhizobium sp. AZCC 1721 genome, CAAGTCATCAATCTTGAAAGGGACCGTGCGATGCGGCTTCTTGCGGTTGGGATCGTCTATCCTGAACCGGGGCGTTACACTGTCTCGACACGACCTGCAAAATACGAAGTGGCGCTGGATAACAATCGTGCTCGGGCTTGGCGGCTCAAGCTAAGTCCAGGTGAAAACGCTCCCACAATTCAGCAAACGGCTCCAGGCGCAAGGATCGTCGTTACTGGTGGTACGGTGACAGAAAAAAGACCCGGGAAGCCGGATCAGCCACTGGTGCTGAATAATCATGACTTCATGGTGATACCTGTCGAAGAGCGCGGCATTGAAAACAATGGAAATAGCGCAGTCGAGCTGGTGGAGATCGAGCTCAAATAACACTCTAGCTTGCTTGCGGGCTGCTCTAAGCCGACAATGGTCGTTTCAGGGAAGTCGGCTTGTGGCCCGACTCTGATCTAGCCAGATGTCCGCGTTTGTGCTGCTGTTGGGGGCGAAGCGGTCGACGCGTCCATATAGAGTTCTAGGACGAATGAATGCGGCAGATTCCGTTGGGAGCCAGAGGAACGTCGACGTTGCGGGTGCAACCCGAACATCTTGCCGACCGATTCAAGGACGCCATATTGCCGCAAGTGCTTGCGACACCCGTGATGATCTTGATCATGGAAAACGCCGCGCTCAATGCCATAAGACCGTTTTTGGATCCAGGTGAAAGCGCGGTCGGTACTGCAGTAGATGTACAACACTTCGCCGCCACGCCTGTAGGCCACGAGGTGTGCGCGACGGCCGAGGTAATCAATGTCGAGGGGAAGCGAGTTGACTTCAAGGTGTCGGCAAGCGATGGCATAGAGGAGATCGGCAGCGGAACCCACCAGCGAATCGTGATCGATCTTCGTCCGTTCAACGAGCGCCTTGCCAAAAAGAAGAGCTACTAACGAAACGGTCGGCCTGACATTGCGGCCAGCTCTTGATACGCGTGCCGGACCTGCTCGTGAGGAAGCGGTACGCCTTGCGATCGGAAAGGGACAAATCGGGTGCGACAGAATGCGAGACTAGCGTGACTTCTCAGTGGCAGTATCAGGTTAGGTTCGATGTAAACGATTCCGCTACGGCGGAATCGGTACGCCGAAAACTCCGTGTTCCGGCACTGGCGCCGCTGTTCGATATCATCGCCGAGCATCGCGCTGCGCTGAAATGCCAGTTCGACGCCTTTGCGGAGTATGTCGTCGCAGCAGAAGAGCACGGCGTCGAAAATTATCCGCTCTACCAGTGGACGAAGGCGACGATCGAGAATCCGGCGAAGAAGGAAAAGTATTTGAGATCATTTACAGTCTACGTGGACGACCGGGAGGTCTATGCCGAGGAGATTGCTGACGCGCTGGAGGCGGACTTGCAACCGCTCGCCACTAGCGGGCTCATCACGCGAATATCCAAGTACGATACCAATCCCGCCAACAATCCTCAGCCGCCGCAGCGCCCCCGCGAGCGGAGCTAGTCCATCCGCGAGAGCGAGCTGAATGCCCGTTCCTGGCCCTTCTGCGACATCGGGCTATGTCCGCTATTCCGCCGCTGTTGAGGGTTGAGCGGAGATCAGTCAGTCGCTTAATGAGTACACGCCCTAGTCAGCTCGGCATGGGTGGCTTTTTGGTCAGCGATTTATCGCGACGCCTTCGTCAGATAGGTGTCACGCGTTCGAAAAGGTGCTGATAGCGAAGCACTAGACCCCGATTATCCACCTCGAGCTCCGCCTCAAAGCCTGCCGAGACTCCGAGATCCACGTAACGCACCCGATCCGGACCGAGACGGTCGTATCGTTGACGGGAGCGCTGTATCGTCATGGCCGCACCGTCCACGAAACAGGTATCGAGTGTGCGACTCTGTCGGGCTCCGGCGGGTGTCCGGCGGATAGGGAAGGTGTTGCAGAAGGGGGTGACCGAAAGGTCGGGCTCTTCCGCACCGTCGAGATCGGGACGTTGTTGGCCGTTAACGCACCACCCGCCATCGGTCCGATCAAGGGTGAGGTGAGTGTGGCCGCCCGGGCCCCATCGGTCTACGTCCAGCGATTGAGTTCGCCAGTCAGGCGTCAGTCTCCATCGGTGGTCGAGGCGAAAGCCGCCGTCCTCCACGCAGATCACGGTCGATTCTGCCAAGACCGCGTCAGCGGAAATATGGAGCATCAATCGCTCCAGCCCGGTGACGTCCGTTCGGCGCCAGAATAGAATTTCGGAGTCGCCTTGCAAGATTGATCCTCGAATGGACCCAGACTGAAAACGATTTTGGCCGATATCGGTTCCTGCACGAATTATGCTGACATCCGATGGGGCAAATCACTTCTGATTTTCAGAAATCAGGTCAAGCCCTGGAATCAAAAATATTCCGCTTCGCGCCAGACCCAAATCACCGGTAAAACTCCGGCCATCCCGTCCCGAAGAAGAGGGGCGTTGGCCATCGTCACGAACGTTGGGACGGGTTGCGGTGGACGCGGCAGCGTCGGGCGCGTGGATGTGGTCGCAGGGCGGCTTTGCCGTGAGCGAACACAGCGCGCAGGACGTACGGCGCTTAAACGCTTCCGCCAGTACTTCGGCTGACAAGCACTTGGCCGGTCGAAGTCTCTGGCAGAGGAAGCTGCGTACGGCAAAACCGTGTGGTCCTGGCACCCGTGGCTGGTGTTAAGCCGGCGGAGGTTCTTCGAAACCCGACCGGGTTCGATGAATCGCTAATCTGTCGGCGATGGAGGCAAAAGGAATTCGTCTCCAGGGAGAGCGCGGCATAAGCCCTAAACCCATCGCGCAGGGAATGCCGGGATGCTCCGGCTGTACCTGTATGCTCGTGTGCGCATTTCTTAAGTGCATTTGCACACGAGACCGCGGGTGCAGCAAGCACCCGGCATTCCCTGCGCCCTCTCATTTCGGGGCGCCGAGATTTCCCGCAATATCTCGGGCGAAATCGCGCCGCGAGATGCATGCGCATGTCCGTCGCGCATTTCTGCGCCGCCGCTTGACGCCGTGGCCGTAAGCGAGGATTGAGAGAGGGCTTCGCCGAAAACGACCACGCGATAAACGACAAGAGGAAACCCGATGGCACGCGTTCGCTGTATTACCGAAATGGGCATGGGCGTCGACGTTCACGGACGCGATGCGACCAAAGCCGCCAACCGCGCCGTCTCGGACGCTATCCGCCACTCCAGCCTCGGCTTTTTCCGGATGCTGGGAAAGACCGCCAACGATATGTTCGTGGAGGTTACCGTCGCGGTTCCAGACCCGAGCGGGGTCGATACTGCAGCCGTTGCAAAGGAACTGCCTTACGGCACGGTGAACGTGACGGCGGTAAAGGGCGGGCTGGAAATTCCTGCCGAGAGCGGAAGCGACTCCATCATCATTGCCAACGCTGCTGTGATTGTCAGTTTTGACGACGGCAAGACGGGCTAATTCGTTTTCAGTGTCAATCAAGCCGGACGCCAACGTCCGTGCAGTCAATCAGAAGACCTGGAGCGCCCGATGACAACGCAAGACAGCAGCACCTATTGGAAGCGATCGCGGGTCGAGTTGCGTGCTGCCGGATTCGATCCGGACCGCGCCGCGGAGACCAGTGCGGTGGTGACCATTGCCAGCGCCTGGACCAACGCCCATCGCTGCAACAACCGTGTTCGCGCCATCACCGATCTCCTGGTGGAAATCCTTGCCGAGCGCGGCGGGCAGGGGCTGGTCGTCGGCGCGCCGGCAGTATCGGACGCGTTGACGCAGGGCACGCCGACGGCGGGCTATAGCCTCGCATCGCGCGATGTCGTTGCCGACTGTTTTGAGATCGGTCATTACGCGCACCATGGCGATGCGATGATCGTGATCTCCGGCTGCGACAAGACGGGAGCTGCCGCGCTGATGCCGCTGGCGCGGACGAATGCTTTCGGCCTTGTGCTCTATCCCGGCACCAGCACGCCGGGCCGCGTTTCGTTCGGCGCATGGGCGAGCAAAGGCAACAATCTGACGATCATGGATTACGCCGAGGCGCGCGCCGCCAATGAGTCCGGCCGCCTCTCCGGCGAGGAACTGCTGGAAGTCGAGCGCAACGTGATGCCGGGCAGCGGCACCTGTGGCGCGATGTTTACGGCCAACACCATGAGCACGATCGCGGAATCGATCGGCATGATGCTGCCGCGCGGCGCCTCGCATCCCGCTGACTATGATGCCGGCAGCGATATTCACGCCGATGTCCGCGCGCAGGCCCGCGCCTCGGTCGACGCGCTGTACCGGCTGATGCAGGCGGGCATCCGGCCACGCGACATCATGACCGCGCGCGCCTTCGAAAATGCGATCACGACCGTCTATGCGATGGGCGGCTCGACCAACATGTACCTGCATCTGCTCGCGGTCGCGCGCGAGGCCCAGGTGCCGATCACGATCGAGCGCATCCAGCAAGTCGGCGAGCGCGTCCCGCTGCTCGCCAATTTGCAGCCGCACGGCCCGTTCGCGATGAGCAGCCTGCATGCGATCGGCGGCGTTCCAGTCGTCATGAAGGAGCTGCTTAGCGCGGGCCTTTTGCACGGCGACGTCATGACGGTGACCGGCAAGACGCTGGCAGAAAATCTCGCCGATGTTCCGACGCTGGAGCAGATGCCGCCGCAGGGGATCGTTTTTCCGGTGTCGAAACCGATCGCGCCGGCGAACAATCACATCAGCGTCCTGAAGGGCAATCTCGCACCGGAGAGCTGCCTGCTCAAATTATCGGGCAAGACCCTCGAGAAGGGGCAATTTCGCGGCACCGCGCGCGTATTCGAGTCCGAGGCCGATACGATGGCCGCGATCCGCGCCGGCGAGATCGTGCCGGGCAACGTCATCGTCGTGCGCAATGTCGGCCCGGTGGGCGGGCCCGGTATGCCGGAAATGGTAATGCTGACCATTCAGTTGCAGGGACAGGGTCTCGGTGAGGATGTCGCGCTGATCACCGACGGCCGTTTTTCCGGCGTCTCGCACGGCATCCTGATCGGCCACGTCTCGCCGGAAGCCGCGCGGGGCGGCCCGATCGCTGCGGTGCGCGACGGTGACACCATTGTCATCGACCCAGGCGCCCGCACCGTGAATCTCGAAGTGTCAGCGGAAGAGATCGCCCGCCGCATGGCCGACTGGCGCGTCCCGGCCTCGTTGGCCGCGGTGCGACCGGGATCGGTGCACGACAAGTACATACGCCTGGTGTCGTCGGCGCATTACGGGTGTGTGTTATGAGGCTGCGGGAACTTGCCTGAACCAGTTGTACTGGGGCCTTGCCACAATCTTATGTTCATGATTTGTTCTGCGTTATCATGGACGGTTTTGCAAGCTCTAGTAGTGGCCAAATATTCCTCGCGGCTCTTCCCGACGCGGGCACAGCAGCGCGAATTCACCGGCTGGCGGGCGTGCTCAAGCGCGCCCATTGCTTCAACGGCAAGCTCATCGCGCCAGACCGGCTGCACATTTCGCTATTTTCGCTGGGTGGGTTGCCGGACCGCCAGCTTTGCGCCGCCTGCGAGGCGGCCACGGAATTGCGGACCGAACCGTTCGAGGTCTCGTTCGATCGCACGGCAAGTTTCGGCGGGGGGCCGGGCAATCGTCCGTTTGTCCTGATTGGCGAGAAGGGATTGTGCCGGTTGCAGTCGTTTCGGCAAATGCTTGGTGTCGCGATGGCGCGCAGAGGATTGAGGCGGCTCGCCAATACGAATTTCACGCCGCATGTAACGTTGCTATATGACGCGCGCAGCGTGGATGAGTATCCGATCGAACCGGTTGTCTGGACTGTGACGGGAGTTGGTGCTCGTGCACAGCCAGAGGGGCCATCGGCATGTCGCGCGATGGCGCCTGTGCGGATGATGGCCATCGGCCGCGAAAAACAGTGGAAGCTCCGAGCGGCGTTATTTCGCCGCCGCAAGCCTCTGGGTCATCTCCTCGATCGAGTTGAAGAAATGCGTCGGCCCCGCCGCTTGCAGGGCGGCGGGGATGGCATAGCCCCACGCCACCGCGCCCGAATCCATGCCGGCCGCCTTGGCGGCTTCGATGTCGCGGATCTCGTCGCCGATGCAGATCGTTTCCGCGGACCTTGCTTCCAGCCGTCGCGCGACCCGTCGAAACTTCCAGTGCTTTCCGAACACTGCGGCGCCACAGTCAAAGCGGCTGATCAGGGCGGTGGCGGGACCGAGCACCTGCCGGACGGATGCCTCGCTGTCGGAACTGACGACCGCGGTCTTGACACCAATGCGCTGAAGGTCGGCGAGCATCTCCGGGATGCCGGCAAACAGCGACGTCTCGTTCGCCGCCGTAAGCTTGCGCTTTCGCAGGTCGTTCACAATGGCCGGAAGCTGCCACGTCGACACGCCCAGCCTCGCCATGATTTCCCGCGCGGACAGCCCGCGCATTCCTTCCAGCTCCTCCGGGGTGACCGGCTTGAGATTGAAACGCGCGATCACGTCCTGAAAGGAGGCACGAAACCAGTCGATCGTATCGGCAAGCGTGCCGTCAAAGTCGAAGATGGCGAGGCGATAGCGTGTCATTGCAAGGCTCTCGTTGGAAATAGCTTCCGCGTTCAACGCTGAATACGCCAGGTTCGCGGCTTTCCCGTATAGCTTTACCGGCGCAACTCCAGCTCAGTGCAACCACGGTGCAGCGCATGGTGATTGGATCTGCCAATGAAGTTGTATTGCAAAAGTAAGAAATCAGTCGTTGCATCAATATGGCGAGAGTGCGATGATAGGGCATTGCGCGAGGCCGCTTTGCGATCGGCCTTTAATTGATATTTGATTTCATATGCGGTGATAATCATGGAGTCCGTGTATCCATCACCTTCCGCGCGCAAGCTGCGCGTATATGCCTTCGATCCGCAAGCGGCGAATACGTTGGGCTCGGTCGGATATGCCTACGCAACCATCGCACTGCCGTGGGAAGAAGCCTGGGAAGACAAGCTTGAGATCGGTCCGGTCAACGAGTATCTCGAAGTCATTGATATCGATCCGGCAAGCGGCCAGTTCTACCAGCCGGTCGATCTCAACGACCCTCATCTTCTGGCGCAGGATGGGCTGACGCCATCCGAAGGCAATCCGCAATTCCATCAGCAGATGGTTTTTGCGGTGGCGATGAAGGTCATTCATCTTTTCGAGCGAGCGCTCGGGCGCAAGGTGATCTGGTCGCCGCGCTGGAACAACAAGCCGGGAAAGCAGGGAAGATACGAGGCGGTGAAAAAGCTGCGTATCTATCCGCACGCCCTTCGGGAAGCGAACGCATATTACAGCAGGGAAAAGCGGGCTCTGTTGTTTGG contains:
- a CDS encoding thioesterase family protein, producing the protein MRQIPLGARGTSTLRVQPEHLADRFKDAILPQVLATPVMILIMENAALNAIRPFLDPGESAVGTAVDVQHFAATPVGHEVCATAEVINVEGKRVDFKVSASDGIEEIGSGTHQRIVIDLRPFNERLAKKKSY
- a CDS encoding putative glycolipid-binding domain-containing protein, with product MQGDSEILFWRRTDVTGLERLMLHISADAVLAESTVICVEDGGFRLDHRWRLTPDWRTQSLDVDRWGPGGHTHLTLDRTDGGWCVNGQQRPDLDGAEEPDLSVTPFCNTFPIRRTPAGARQSRTLDTCFVDGAAMTIQRSRQRYDRLGPDRVRYVDLGVSAGFEAELEVDNRGLVLRYQHLFERVTPI
- a CDS encoding Lin0512 family protein; translated protein: MARVRCITEMGMGVDVHGRDATKAANRAVSDAIRHSSLGFFRMLGKTANDMFVEVTVAVPDPSGVDTAAVAKELPYGTVNVTAVKGGLEIPAESGSDSIIIANAAVIVSFDDGKTG
- the ilvD gene encoding dihydroxy-acid dehydratase, translating into MTTQDSSTYWKRSRVELRAAGFDPDRAAETSAVVTIASAWTNAHRCNNRVRAITDLLVEILAERGGQGLVVGAPAVSDALTQGTPTAGYSLASRDVVADCFEIGHYAHHGDAMIVISGCDKTGAAALMPLARTNAFGLVLYPGTSTPGRVSFGAWASKGNNLTIMDYAEARAANESGRLSGEELLEVERNVMPGSGTCGAMFTANTMSTIAESIGMMLPRGASHPADYDAGSDIHADVRAQARASVDALYRLMQAGIRPRDIMTARAFENAITTVYAMGGSTNMYLHLLAVAREAQVPITIERIQQVGERVPLLANLQPHGPFAMSSLHAIGGVPVVMKELLSAGLLHGDVMTVTGKTLAENLADVPTLEQMPPQGIVFPVSKPIAPANNHISVLKGNLAPESCLLKLSGKTLEKGQFRGTARVFESEADTMAAIRAGEIVPGNVIVVRNVGPVGGPGMPEMVMLTIQLQGQGLGEDVALITDGRFSGVSHGILIGHVSPEAARGGPIAAVRDGDTIVIDPGARTVNLEVSAEEIARRMADWRVPASLAAVRPGSVHDKYIRLVSSAHYGCVL
- a CDS encoding HAD hydrolase-like protein, translating into MTRYRLAIFDFDGTLADTIDWFRASFQDVIARFNLKPVTPEELEGMRGLSAREIMARLGVSTWQLPAIVNDLRKRKLTAANETSLFAGIPEMLADLQRIGVKTAVVSSDSEASVRQVLGPATALISRFDCGAAVFGKHWKFRRVARRLEARSAETICIGDEIRDIEAAKAAGMDSGAVAWGYAIPAALQAAGPTHFFNSIEEMTQRLAAAK